CGGCAGCAGATTCGTGAGATCGCCGAGACGAAGATGCCTGACCTCAACGCGCGGGACATCGAGGCCGCGACGCGGATGATCGAAGGAACGGCGCGCAGCATGGGCATCGAGGTCGGGTAGAGAGGAGACATCATGGCGCAGCACGGCAAGCGCTATCGCGAGGCGGTCAAACTCGTCGCCCCCGAGACATTGTACGAGCCGCAGGCGGCCGTCGCGGCCTTGAAACAGCTGCCGCACGCCAAGTTCGACGAGACGGTCGAGGCCCACGTCCGGCTCGGCATCGACCCGAAGCAGGCCGATCAGCAGGTCCGCGGGACGGTCGTGCTGCCGCACGGCACCGGTAAGTCCGTCCGGGTGCTCGTCTTCGCGAAGGGCGACAAAGTCAAGGAGGCGCAGGAGGCCGGCGCCGACTACGTGGGGCTCGAAGAATTCACCGCGAAGGTACAGGGCGGGTGGTTCGACTTCGACGTGGCGATCGCGACGCCCGACGTGATGAACGTCGTGGGGCGCCTCGGCCGCGTCCTGGGCCCGCGCGGCCTGATGCCGAATCCGAAGGCGGGGACGGTTACGTTCGACATCGCGCGCGCCGTCCGCGAGACCAAGGGCGGGAAGATCGAGTACCGGGTGGACCGGACCGGGATCATCCACGCGGTGATCGGCAAGGCGTCGTTTCCCGCGGACGCGCTGGCGGAGAACTTCGATACACTGATCAACGCCGTCGTGCGGGCGAAGCCGTCGTCGGCGAAGGGGCAATATCTCCGGAGTGTGTCCATCAGCACGACGATGGGCCCGGGTATCAAGATCGATCCCGCGAAGGCGCAGGTGGCCGCGCCCGCGTAGCACCCGATCCGCGCCGTGCGCCCGGTTGACGGGCGGGTCGGGCGATGCTACCATGGGGCGCGCAACCGCATAGGCCGTAGACAGCGGGTGTGAACGGTTCCGGTCTGGCCCCCGGAGAGGGCAGGCCGGCGCGCCGTTCGCCTAAAGGTCCGAGAGGGGACCGCCCGCCGAGGCTCCCGCTTGGGAGGCTCCGCCGTCTACGGGGGGCTTTTTTCTTTACCGGGAGGCGTGGATGACGGATCCGAGACCGGACAAGGTCGCCGAAGTCGAGGCGCTCGAGCAGCGCCTGAGGGCCTCGTCGATTGTGATCCTGACCGACTACCGCGGCCTCAGTGTCGGCGAGATCGGGACGCTGCGCGGCAAGCTCCGCGGCGCGTCGCTCGAGTACCGCGTGGCCAAGAACACGCTGCTCAGCCGGGCGGCCGAGCGGGCCGGTGTTGCCGGGCTCGATCCGTACCTGACCGGGCCGACGGCGGTCGTCTTTGGCAACGACGACCCCGGCGCGCCGGCGCGGCTGCTTCAGGACTTCATCCGGCAGTTCCGCAAGCTCGCGATCAAAGGCGGCGTGGTCGAGGGCCAGACCCTCGACGCCGCGGGCGTGCAGGCGCTGGCGACGCTGCCCACCAAGCCGGAACTGCTGGCGCGGGTGGTCGGCGCCGTGCAGGGCCCCCTGTTCGCGCTGGTCAGCGTGCTCTCCGCGGCGCCGCGCGGTTTGGTGACGGCCCTCGAGGCGCTGCGCAAGCAGCGTGAGGCGGCCGGCGAGTCCGCCTCCCCCGCGGCCACGGCGGACGAGGCGGCAAGCGAGTCCGCCTCCCCCACGGCCCCCCCTGCCGGGGGCAGGCCGGCGGACGAGTCCCCGGCAGGGGAAGGCAGGCCGGCGGACCAGCAGCCCCCCGCCGGCCTGTCCCCGGCAGGGGAGGGTGGGCCCGTCGAGGCGTCGCCGGAACCCGAGGCGGCGGACAGATCTGTCCCGGCGGTGAAGACGGAAGCGTAGCGTCATCGGCGCGCGCGACCCGTGAGCGCGGCGTCGGCAAGAGGAGGGCGGGGCACAAGGTTCCCAGGAGGGGATGAGCATGGCGGAACGCGCGACGGTGGAAAAGATCGTGGATGAGATCGGGGACCTGTCGGCCCTCGACCTTTCGAAGCTGGTGAAGGCGCTGGAGGAGAAGTTTGGCGTCAGCGCGGCGGCGCCGATGATGGCGATGGCTCCCGCGGGTGCCGGCGCCGGCGCCGGTGCCGCGGCGCCGGTCGAGGAGCAGACGGAGTTCGACGCCGTGCTCACCGCGGTCGGGGACAAGAAGATCCAGGTGATCAAGGTGGTCCGCGAGCTGACCGGTCTCGGCCTCAAGGAGGCCAAGGATCTGGTCGACGGCGCTCCCAAGCCGGTGAAGGAGAAGGTGGCCAAGCAAGAAGCCGAGACGATCAAGGCCAAACTGACCGAGGTCGGCGCCACGGTCGAGATCAAGTAGGGGGCGCGGCTCGGGGGCTGGCGGCTCGCCCGCCCTTGGCCATTGGGGAGATGGGGGGCGCGGTCCGGTCTCTATTGACGGGTCGTGTCGACGACAGTATAATGTAGTTTACTCCTCAATGCCGCGAGCTGTGCCGTTATTTGTATGCTGAGGGTCCCAGCTAGCCATCCGGACATGGGGCGAGGTGTGCCCATGTCCGTTTTGGGCTGTCTCGTATGCTCGTATCTGAACGCGTCGGTCGGCGGCGCCTCGGATCCACTGCCGCCGGGATCAACGGCGCGATCTGTTGCAACACGGAGGCGAACAGGGTGAAGGGGAAGACCGCGTCGCCCAAGCCCAGAACCAGAGCCGCAACCGCCCGCCGGGCCGGCAAGGCCAAACCGGCGGCCATGCGCCTCACCGTCAAGGACAATCTGCGCGGCCCGCTCCAGCGGCCGGCCGCGCGGCCCGCCGGGACCGGCCGTCCGAAGCTGACCCGGACGATCGTGCTCGACACGAAGGCCGAGCGCGCGCCCGTAGCCCTGCTTCAGGCGCCGCCGCCGACGCCGCCGTCGCATTCCTCGTCCCGGACCGTCCGCGGGCTCGGCGAGGTGCGCGTGTCGCGCCGGGGCCGGCGCAGCCGCGTGAGCTTCGCCAAGATCCAGGACGTGCTCGACGTCCCGAACCTGGTCGAGATCCAGCGGGAGTCGTTCAAGTGGTTTTTGCGGGACGGCATCCGGGAGGTCTTCAACGAGATCTCCCCCATCAAGGACTTCACCGGAAACTTGGAATTGCACTTCGCCGTCGGCCGCCGGCGCCGCGGCGCGGCCCAGGAATCGGAGAACGGCGATCTGACGCTCGACTTCGACGGGTACCGGTTCGAGCAGCTGAAGTACTCGGTCGAGGACTGCAGGGAGCGCGACTACAACTACAGCGCGGCGCTCAAGGTCCAGGTGCGCCTGGTGATCCGGGAGACCGGCGAGGTCAAGGAGCAGGAAGTCTTCATGGGCGACTTCCCGCTGATGACCGAGCAGGGGACCTTCGTCATCAACGGCGCCGAGCGCGTCGTGGTGAGCCAGCTCGTCCGCTCGCCGGGCGTGTACTACAGCATGTCGCCGGACGCGAACGGCCATCTGCTGCCGACCGCGACCGTGATTCCCCATCGGGGCGCGTGGCTCGAGTTCGAGATCGACGCCAACAGCATCGTCTACGTGCGCATCGACCGGACGCGCAAGCTCCCGGTGACGGTCCTGCTGCGGGCGCTCAAGTACGGCGACGACGACGCCATCCTCAAGCTGTACGATCAGGACAACGCGATCAAGGTGACGCTCGCCAAGGACGAGACCAAGACGGCGGACGACGCGCTGCTCGGCATCTACCGGCGGCTGCGGCCGGGTGATCCGCCGACGATCGAGAGCGCCCGGACGCTCCTCAACACGCTGTTCTTTGACCCGCGGCGCTACGACGTCGGCCGCGTCGGCCGGTACAAGCTCGACAAGAAGCTCGGGTTCAAGCCGGAGCCGACGCCGGGTCCCGAGGGGCGCGTGCTGCGCTCCAAGGACATCGTCGAGATCATCCGCTACCTGCTGGCGCTGAAGAACGGGCAGGGCCGGCCGGACGACATCGACCATCTCGGCAACCGGCGGGTGCGGTCGGTCGGCGAGCTGCTGCAGAACCAGTTCCGGATCGGCATGCTGCGCATGGAGCGCGTCATCCGCGAGCGGATGACGATCCAGGACACGGCCGCCATCACGCCGCAGGTGCTGATCAACATCCGGCCGGTCGTGGCGTCGATCAAAGAATTCTTCGGGTCGAGCCAGCTCTCGCAGTTCATGGACCAGACCAATCCGCTGGCCGAACTCACCCACAAGCGCCGGCTGTCCGCCCTCGGGCCGGGCGGCCTCAGCCGCGAGCGGGCCGGGTTCGAGGTGCGCGACGTGCACACCTCGCA
This portion of the bacterium genome encodes:
- the rplA gene encoding 50S ribosomal protein L1 — translated: MAQHGKRYREAVKLVAPETLYEPQAAVAALKQLPHAKFDETVEAHVRLGIDPKQADQQVRGTVVLPHGTGKSVRVLVFAKGDKVKEAQEAGADYVGLEEFTAKVQGGWFDFDVAIATPDVMNVVGRLGRVLGPRGLMPNPKAGTVTFDIARAVRETKGGKIEYRVDRTGIIHAVIGKASFPADALAENFDTLINAVVRAKPSSAKGQYLRSVSISTTMGPGIKIDPAKAQVAAPA
- the rplL gene encoding 50S ribosomal protein L7/L12, with the protein product MAERATVEKIVDEIGDLSALDLSKLVKALEEKFGVSAAAPMMAMAPAGAGAGAGAAAPVEEQTEFDAVLTAVGDKKIQVIKVVRELTGLGLKEAKDLVDGAPKPVKEKVAKQEAETIKAKLTEVGATVEIK
- the rplJ gene encoding 50S ribosomal protein L10, with protein sequence MTDPRPDKVAEVEALEQRLRASSIVILTDYRGLSVGEIGTLRGKLRGASLEYRVAKNTLLSRAAERAGVAGLDPYLTGPTAVVFGNDDPGAPARLLQDFIRQFRKLAIKGGVVEGQTLDAAGVQALATLPTKPELLARVVGAVQGPLFALVSVLSAAPRGLVTALEALRKQREAAGESASPAATADEAASESASPTAPPAGGRPADESPAGEGRPADQQPPAGLSPAGEGGPVEASPEPEAADRSVPAVKTEA